The proteins below come from a single Papaver somniferum cultivar HN1 chromosome 11, ASM357369v1, whole genome shotgun sequence genomic window:
- the LOC113322998 gene encoding zinc finger CCCH domain-containing protein 65-like isoform X3: MRNQTLITSMGEVIFHSRFRHRRSHLKSKTVDTLLKIISLCADDDQEESQISSPIVSDALNSGVRRNDSENELVKDKNVEVLLGECEKLSIVNDLSVDDYSIENENLLTENVNWAMASNLLSDENVEPLGVEDSRILDGVASSVVKNCSDNNIEEPQQGNVDEIKVVDEHVTDEIREPIRITEDMQMQSSSSEQNVVNGVGGESQWGEMGLTEPVNLDSSIRCLTDMDIEDDEIPDGLGLYNEFVSLIHEGLAQNEEKSGGEDHIYYEVIKEREVENEHQDDTGAEENHMSSTCIQGEIQLKTNGGKLDRNLKRGYGDDLLQGAGDSGKENDEANVDAITKRVCLSDRNLKRGYGDDWLQEVGDSGRENSKSKAAAATEEVGLCNRKLERGYEGDWLRDSRTSGKGNGGAKATETTKKMNERKKRAQTRKEQGVKRLRIEPPISKPKVPKYCEFYLKGICQKRDSCKFSHDTTPLTKSQPCKFLALQQCLKGDDCPFDHQLAKYPCSNYATSGSCFRGDKCLFSHKIGKTSKPYDVSPTEAVSQPLPNNLNSKSSLNTKNISPCTLNIISSGASLKTPSSTGNQFLKNPEQSVLGKLRPPAQPPKGVTLLSFSKTPPNNSSNKADSNSTEASTRKDQESLKPPPSLDELFQKNTTSTPSSASQYSQNPLQNVQNKNSAKRAPSSTLNFAAKYESEMKKNRSKTPTGLSTTNTTTDSSKTPTSTASSSIDNIQNRLLKASPLLQEFLFGFGGTDGKL; encoded by the exons ATGAGAAATCAAACCCTGATTACATCAATGGGAGAAGTAATTTTTCATTCTAGGTTTCGTCATAGACGATCTCATCTGAAGAGTAAAACAGTCGATACTCTTCTCAAAATCATCTCTTTATGTGCTGATGATGATCAAGAAGAGTCTCAGATTTCTTCTCCAATTGTTTCTGATGCCCTAAATTCAG GTGTTCGAAGAAATGACTCAGAGAATGAATTAGTAAAAGATAAGAATGTTGAAGTACTTTTAGGTGAGTGTGAAAAATTATCTATTGTGAATGATTTAAGTGTTGATGATTATTCAATTGAGAATGAGAATTTGTTAACTGAGAATGTGAATTGGGCGATGGCGAGTAACTTATTGAGTGATGAAAATGTTGAACCTTTAGGAGTAGAAGATTCGAGGATTTTAGATGGGGTTGCTTCTTCGGTGGTTAAGAACTGTTCTGATAATAACATAGAGGAACCACAACAAGGAAATGTTGATGAGATCAAAGTTGTTGATGAACACGTAACGGATGAAATTCGGGAACCAATTAGAATTACAGAAGATATGCAAATGCAAAGTTCTTCTTCTGAGCAGAATGTTGTGAATGGAGTGGGAGGTGAATCTCAGTGGGGAGAGATGGGTTTGACGGAACCTGTTAATTTGGACTCTTCCATTCGTTGTCTCACTGATATGGACATTGAAGACGATGAAATCCCCGATGGTTTAGGTCTCTATAATGAATTTGTCAGTTTAATACATGAGGGTCTTGCACAAAATGAAGAAAAGAGTGGTGGCGAAGACCATATTTATTATGAAGTTATTAAGGAGCGTGAGGTTGAGAATGAACATCAGGATGATACAGGGGCAGAAGAAAATCATATGTCGTCAACTTGTATTCAGGGAGAAATTCAGTTGAAAACGAATGGAGGGAAACTTGATAGAAATCTGAAACGGGGTTATGGGGATGATTTGTTGCAAGGTGCAGGAGATAGTGGGAAGGAAAATGATGAGGCCAATGTGGATGCAATAACAAAAAGGGTATGTTTGAGTGATAGAAATCTTAAAAGAGGTTATGGGGATGATTGGTTGCAAGAAGTAGGGGATAGTGGAAGGGAAAATAGTAAATCCAAAGCGGCTGCAGCAACAGAAGAGGTAGGCCTTTGTAATAGAAAACTGGAACGGGGTTATGAGGGTGATTGGTTGCGAGATTCAAGAACTAGTGGGAAGGGGAATGGTGGTGCCAAAGCGACTGAAACAACAAAGAAG ATGAACGAGAGAAAAAAGAGAGCACAAACGCGTAAAGAACAAGGAGTCAAGAGGTTGAGAATTGAACCAccaatttcaaaaccaaaagtaCCAAAGTATTGCGAATTTTATCTTAAAGGAATATGTCAGAAG CGCGATTCCTGCAAATTTTCCCATGATACAACTCCATTGACGAAATCCCAG CCGTGTAAGTTTTTGGCACTCCAACAGTGCTTGAAAGGTGATGACTGTCCATTTGATCACCAACTCGCCAAGTATCCATGTAGCAACTACGCCACCAGCGGTTCTTGTTTTAGAGGAGATAAATGCCTTTTCTCGCACAAG ATCGGAAAAACCTCTAAACCATATGACGTTAGCCCAACAGAAGCGGTGTCTCAGCCTTTGCCGAATAACTTAAATTCGAAGAGTAGTCTGAACACAAAGAACATTTCTCCTTGTACACTCAACATCATATCCAGTGGGGCGTCTCTGAAGACCCCCTCGTCAACAGGAAACCAATTCCTCAAGAACCCTGAGCAGAGCGTGCTGGGAAAACTGAGACCACCTGCACAACCACCTAAAGGAGTAACATTACTCTCATTCAGCAAAACACCTCCAAATAACTCCAGTAATAAGGCAGACTCCAATAGCACAGAAGCAAGCACTCGAAAAGATCAAGAGTCATTGAAACCACCCCCAAGTTTGGATGAGCTGTTCCAGAAGAATACAACGTCAACGCCGTCTTCTGCCAGTCAATATTCACAAAACCCACTACAGAACGTGCAAAACAAGAATTCAGCTAAAAGAGCACCGTCATCAACCTTAAATTTTGCAGCTAAATACGAATCAGAAATGAAGAAGAATCGGTCAAAAACTCCCACCGGCTTGagcaccaccaacaccaccaccgaCAGTAGTAAGACACCGACTAGCACTGCCAGTTCAAGCATTGATAACATCCAAAATCGATTACTCAAAGCTTCTCCGTTACTTCAAGAATTCTTGTTTGGTTTTGGTGGTACTGATGGTAAACTGTAA
- the LOC113322998 gene encoding zinc finger CCCH domain-containing protein 7-like isoform X1, with the protein MRNQTLITSMGEVIFHSRFRHRRSHLKSKTVDTLLKIISLCADDDQEESQISSPIVSDALNSGVRRNDSENELVKDKNVEVLLGECEKLSIVNDLSVDDYSIENENLLTENVNWAMASNLLSDENVEPLGVEDSRILDGVASSVVKNCSDNNIEEPQQGNVDEIKVVDEHVTDEIREPIRITEDMQMQSSSSEQNVVNGVGGESQWGEMGLTEPVNLDSSIRCLTDMDIEDDEIPDGLGLYNEFVSLIHEGLAQNEEKSGGEDHIYYEVIKEREVENEHQDDTGAEENHMSSTCIQGEIQLKTNGGKLDRNLKRGYGDDLLQGAGDSGKENDEANVDAITKRVCLSDRNLKRGYGDDWLQEVGDSGRENSKSKAAAATEEVGLCNRKLERGYEGDWLRDSRTSGKGNGGAKATETTKKLQNTKVGEKRPIILSKEIKAKKKMNERKKRAQTRKEQGVKRLRIEPPISKPKVPKYCEFYLKGICQKRDSCKFSHDTTPLTKSQPCKFLALQQCLKGDDCPFDHQLAKYPCSNYATSGSCFRGDKCLFSHKIGKTSKPYDVSPTEAVSQPLPNNLNSKSSLNTKNISPCTLNIISSGASLKTPSSTGNQFLKNPEQSVLGKLRPPAQPPKGVTLLSFSKTPPNNSSNKADSNSTEASTRKDQESLKPPPSLDELFQKNTTSTPSSASQYSQNPLQNVQNKNSAKRAPSSTLNFAAKYESEMKKNRSKTPTGLSTTNTTTDSSKTPTSTASSSIDNIQNRLLKASPLLQEFLFGFGGTDGKL; encoded by the exons ATGAGAAATCAAACCCTGATTACATCAATGGGAGAAGTAATTTTTCATTCTAGGTTTCGTCATAGACGATCTCATCTGAAGAGTAAAACAGTCGATACTCTTCTCAAAATCATCTCTTTATGTGCTGATGATGATCAAGAAGAGTCTCAGATTTCTTCTCCAATTGTTTCTGATGCCCTAAATTCAG GTGTTCGAAGAAATGACTCAGAGAATGAATTAGTAAAAGATAAGAATGTTGAAGTACTTTTAGGTGAGTGTGAAAAATTATCTATTGTGAATGATTTAAGTGTTGATGATTATTCAATTGAGAATGAGAATTTGTTAACTGAGAATGTGAATTGGGCGATGGCGAGTAACTTATTGAGTGATGAAAATGTTGAACCTTTAGGAGTAGAAGATTCGAGGATTTTAGATGGGGTTGCTTCTTCGGTGGTTAAGAACTGTTCTGATAATAACATAGAGGAACCACAACAAGGAAATGTTGATGAGATCAAAGTTGTTGATGAACACGTAACGGATGAAATTCGGGAACCAATTAGAATTACAGAAGATATGCAAATGCAAAGTTCTTCTTCTGAGCAGAATGTTGTGAATGGAGTGGGAGGTGAATCTCAGTGGGGAGAGATGGGTTTGACGGAACCTGTTAATTTGGACTCTTCCATTCGTTGTCTCACTGATATGGACATTGAAGACGATGAAATCCCCGATGGTTTAGGTCTCTATAATGAATTTGTCAGTTTAATACATGAGGGTCTTGCACAAAATGAAGAAAAGAGTGGTGGCGAAGACCATATTTATTATGAAGTTATTAAGGAGCGTGAGGTTGAGAATGAACATCAGGATGATACAGGGGCAGAAGAAAATCATATGTCGTCAACTTGTATTCAGGGAGAAATTCAGTTGAAAACGAATGGAGGGAAACTTGATAGAAATCTGAAACGGGGTTATGGGGATGATTTGTTGCAAGGTGCAGGAGATAGTGGGAAGGAAAATGATGAGGCCAATGTGGATGCAATAACAAAAAGGGTATGTTTGAGTGATAGAAATCTTAAAAGAGGTTATGGGGATGATTGGTTGCAAGAAGTAGGGGATAGTGGAAGGGAAAATAGTAAATCCAAAGCGGCTGCAGCAACAGAAGAGGTAGGCCTTTGTAATAGAAAACTGGAACGGGGTTATGAGGGTGATTGGTTGCGAGATTCAAGAACTAGTGGGAAGGGGAATGGTGGTGCCAAAGCGACTGAAACAACAAAGAAG TTGCAGAACACTAAAGTAGGTGAAAAAAGACCAATAATTCTTAGTAAAGAAATAAAAGCTAAGAAAAAG ATGAACGAGAGAAAAAAGAGAGCACAAACGCGTAAAGAACAAGGAGTCAAGAGGTTGAGAATTGAACCAccaatttcaaaaccaaaagtaCCAAAGTATTGCGAATTTTATCTTAAAGGAATATGTCAGAAG CGCGATTCCTGCAAATTTTCCCATGATACAACTCCATTGACGAAATCCCAG CCGTGTAAGTTTTTGGCACTCCAACAGTGCTTGAAAGGTGATGACTGTCCATTTGATCACCAACTCGCCAAGTATCCATGTAGCAACTACGCCACCAGCGGTTCTTGTTTTAGAGGAGATAAATGCCTTTTCTCGCACAAG ATCGGAAAAACCTCTAAACCATATGACGTTAGCCCAACAGAAGCGGTGTCTCAGCCTTTGCCGAATAACTTAAATTCGAAGAGTAGTCTGAACACAAAGAACATTTCTCCTTGTACACTCAACATCATATCCAGTGGGGCGTCTCTGAAGACCCCCTCGTCAACAGGAAACCAATTCCTCAAGAACCCTGAGCAGAGCGTGCTGGGAAAACTGAGACCACCTGCACAACCACCTAAAGGAGTAACATTACTCTCATTCAGCAAAACACCTCCAAATAACTCCAGTAATAAGGCAGACTCCAATAGCACAGAAGCAAGCACTCGAAAAGATCAAGAGTCATTGAAACCACCCCCAAGTTTGGATGAGCTGTTCCAGAAGAATACAACGTCAACGCCGTCTTCTGCCAGTCAATATTCACAAAACCCACTACAGAACGTGCAAAACAAGAATTCAGCTAAAAGAGCACCGTCATCAACCTTAAATTTTGCAGCTAAATACGAATCAGAAATGAAGAAGAATCGGTCAAAAACTCCCACCGGCTTGagcaccaccaacaccaccaccgaCAGTAGTAAGACACCGACTAGCACTGCCAGTTCAAGCATTGATAACATCCAAAATCGATTACTCAAAGCTTCTCCGTTACTTCAAGAATTCTTGTTTGGTTTTGGTGGTACTGATGGTAAACTGTAA
- the LOC113322998 gene encoding zinc finger CCCH domain-containing protein 7-like isoform X2, with product MRNQTLITSMGEVIFHSRFRHRRSHLKSKTVDTLLKIISLCADDDQEESQISSPIVSDALNSGVRRNDSENELVKDKNVEVLLGECEKLSIVNDLSVDDYSIENENLLTENVNWAMASNLLSDENVEPLGVEDSRILDGVASSVVKNCSDNNIEEPQQGNVDEIKVVDEHVTDEIREPIRITEDMQMQSSSSEQNVVNGVGGESQWGEMGLTEPVNLDSSIRCLTDMDIEDDEIPDGLGLYNEFVSLIHEGLAQNEEKSGGEDHIYYEVIKEREVENEHQDDTGAEENHMSSTCIQGEIQLKTNGGKLDRNLKRGYGDDLLQGAGDSGKENDEANVDAITKRVCLSDRNLKRGYGDDWLQEVGDSGRENSKSKAAAATEEVGLCNRKLERGYEGDWLRDSRTSGKGNGGAKATETTKKNTKVGEKRPIILSKEIKAKKKMNERKKRAQTRKEQGVKRLRIEPPISKPKVPKYCEFYLKGICQKRDSCKFSHDTTPLTKSQPCKFLALQQCLKGDDCPFDHQLAKYPCSNYATSGSCFRGDKCLFSHKIGKTSKPYDVSPTEAVSQPLPNNLNSKSSLNTKNISPCTLNIISSGASLKTPSSTGNQFLKNPEQSVLGKLRPPAQPPKGVTLLSFSKTPPNNSSNKADSNSTEASTRKDQESLKPPPSLDELFQKNTTSTPSSASQYSQNPLQNVQNKNSAKRAPSSTLNFAAKYESEMKKNRSKTPTGLSTTNTTTDSSKTPTSTASSSIDNIQNRLLKASPLLQEFLFGFGGTDGKL from the exons ATGAGAAATCAAACCCTGATTACATCAATGGGAGAAGTAATTTTTCATTCTAGGTTTCGTCATAGACGATCTCATCTGAAGAGTAAAACAGTCGATACTCTTCTCAAAATCATCTCTTTATGTGCTGATGATGATCAAGAAGAGTCTCAGATTTCTTCTCCAATTGTTTCTGATGCCCTAAATTCAG GTGTTCGAAGAAATGACTCAGAGAATGAATTAGTAAAAGATAAGAATGTTGAAGTACTTTTAGGTGAGTGTGAAAAATTATCTATTGTGAATGATTTAAGTGTTGATGATTATTCAATTGAGAATGAGAATTTGTTAACTGAGAATGTGAATTGGGCGATGGCGAGTAACTTATTGAGTGATGAAAATGTTGAACCTTTAGGAGTAGAAGATTCGAGGATTTTAGATGGGGTTGCTTCTTCGGTGGTTAAGAACTGTTCTGATAATAACATAGAGGAACCACAACAAGGAAATGTTGATGAGATCAAAGTTGTTGATGAACACGTAACGGATGAAATTCGGGAACCAATTAGAATTACAGAAGATATGCAAATGCAAAGTTCTTCTTCTGAGCAGAATGTTGTGAATGGAGTGGGAGGTGAATCTCAGTGGGGAGAGATGGGTTTGACGGAACCTGTTAATTTGGACTCTTCCATTCGTTGTCTCACTGATATGGACATTGAAGACGATGAAATCCCCGATGGTTTAGGTCTCTATAATGAATTTGTCAGTTTAATACATGAGGGTCTTGCACAAAATGAAGAAAAGAGTGGTGGCGAAGACCATATTTATTATGAAGTTATTAAGGAGCGTGAGGTTGAGAATGAACATCAGGATGATACAGGGGCAGAAGAAAATCATATGTCGTCAACTTGTATTCAGGGAGAAATTCAGTTGAAAACGAATGGAGGGAAACTTGATAGAAATCTGAAACGGGGTTATGGGGATGATTTGTTGCAAGGTGCAGGAGATAGTGGGAAGGAAAATGATGAGGCCAATGTGGATGCAATAACAAAAAGGGTATGTTTGAGTGATAGAAATCTTAAAAGAGGTTATGGGGATGATTGGTTGCAAGAAGTAGGGGATAGTGGAAGGGAAAATAGTAAATCCAAAGCGGCTGCAGCAACAGAAGAGGTAGGCCTTTGTAATAGAAAACTGGAACGGGGTTATGAGGGTGATTGGTTGCGAGATTCAAGAACTAGTGGGAAGGGGAATGGTGGTGCCAAAGCGACTGAAACAACAAAGAAG AACACTAAAGTAGGTGAAAAAAGACCAATAATTCTTAGTAAAGAAATAAAAGCTAAGAAAAAG ATGAACGAGAGAAAAAAGAGAGCACAAACGCGTAAAGAACAAGGAGTCAAGAGGTTGAGAATTGAACCAccaatttcaaaaccaaaagtaCCAAAGTATTGCGAATTTTATCTTAAAGGAATATGTCAGAAG CGCGATTCCTGCAAATTTTCCCATGATACAACTCCATTGACGAAATCCCAG CCGTGTAAGTTTTTGGCACTCCAACAGTGCTTGAAAGGTGATGACTGTCCATTTGATCACCAACTCGCCAAGTATCCATGTAGCAACTACGCCACCAGCGGTTCTTGTTTTAGAGGAGATAAATGCCTTTTCTCGCACAAG ATCGGAAAAACCTCTAAACCATATGACGTTAGCCCAACAGAAGCGGTGTCTCAGCCTTTGCCGAATAACTTAAATTCGAAGAGTAGTCTGAACACAAAGAACATTTCTCCTTGTACACTCAACATCATATCCAGTGGGGCGTCTCTGAAGACCCCCTCGTCAACAGGAAACCAATTCCTCAAGAACCCTGAGCAGAGCGTGCTGGGAAAACTGAGACCACCTGCACAACCACCTAAAGGAGTAACATTACTCTCATTCAGCAAAACACCTCCAAATAACTCCAGTAATAAGGCAGACTCCAATAGCACAGAAGCAAGCACTCGAAAAGATCAAGAGTCATTGAAACCACCCCCAAGTTTGGATGAGCTGTTCCAGAAGAATACAACGTCAACGCCGTCTTCTGCCAGTCAATATTCACAAAACCCACTACAGAACGTGCAAAACAAGAATTCAGCTAAAAGAGCACCGTCATCAACCTTAAATTTTGCAGCTAAATACGAATCAGAAATGAAGAAGAATCGGTCAAAAACTCCCACCGGCTTGagcaccaccaacaccaccaccgaCAGTAGTAAGACACCGACTAGCACTGCCAGTTCAAGCATTGATAACATCCAAAATCGATTACTCAAAGCTTCTCCGTTACTTCAAGAATTCTTGTTTGGTTTTGGTGGTACTGATGGTAAACTGTAA
- the LOC113323081 gene encoding peroxidase 3-like, translating into MGRMGYSSIVIFMVFGLLLGSAYAQLKMGFYAQSCPKAEKIIQDYVQKRAPVAAAALLRMHFHDCFVRGCDASVLLNSTSNNQAEKDAQPNLTLRGFDFIDKVKSLVEAACPGVVSCADIISLAARDSVVAIGGPTWKVPTGRRDGRISVRSEALRNIPNPNSNFATLRSNFANKGLNVKDLVLLSGAHTIGVSHCNPSFSNRLYNFTGRGDQDPSLDSKYAANLKARKCRTITDNTTISEMDPGSFKTFDLGYYKNLVKRRGLFHSDAALLTDSTSKSVVTQLLQGSLPNFFAEFATSMEKMGQIGVMTGSTGEIRKKCSIIN; encoded by the exons ATGGGAAGAATGGGTTATTCAAGCATtgtaatatttatggtttttggGTTATTGTTAGGTTCAGCTTATGctcaattgaagatgggtttttatGCTCAAAGTTGCCCTAAAGCTGAAAAGATTATACAGGATTATGTGCAGAAACGAGCCCCCGTAGCGGCTGCAGCTTTACTAAGAATGCATTTTCATGACTGTTTTGTCAGG GGTTGTGATGCATCTGTATTATTGAACTCTACATCAAATAATCAAGCGGAAAAGGATGCCCAACCTAACCTGACTCTCCGAGGTTTTGACTTCATTGATAAAGTGAAAAGCTTAGTAGAAGCCGCATGTCCTGGTGTTGTTTCTTGTGCTGATATTATTTCTTTAGCTGCAAGGGATTCAGTTGTTGCCATA GGAGGGCCAACATGGAAAGTTCCAACTGGACGAAGAGATGGAAGAATTTCAGTAAGGTCTGAGGCGTTGAGAAACATCCCCAATCCTAATAGCAACTTTGCTACTCTTCGATCAAATTTTGCTAACAAAGGGCTTAACGTGAAAGATCTTGTTTTGCTGTCCG GTGCTCATACAATTGGCGTCTCTCATTGTAATCCTTCGTTTTCAAACCGTCTATACAACTTTACCGGCAGAGGAGATCAAGATCCTTCACTAGACAGTAAATATGCCGCTAATTTGAAGGCAAGGAAATGCAGAACAATAACAGATAACACAACAATATCTGAGATGGATCCAGGAAGTTTCAAGACTTTTGATTTGGGTTACTACAAAAATTTAGTGAAAAGACGAGGTCTTTTCCATTCCGATGCAGCTCTACTTACAGACTCTACTTCAAAATCAGTTGTTACTCAATTACTCCAAGGTAGTTTACCAAATTTCTTTGCGGAGTTCGCCACATCCATGGAAAAAATGGGTCAAATTGGAGTTATGACCGGATCGACCGGGGAGATTCGAAAGAAATGTTCAATTATTAATTAG